One genomic window of Thioclava sp. GXIMD4216 includes the following:
- a CDS encoding DUF3775 domain-containing protein yields the protein MMTLSPSKLATIIIRARKFDADIPGSGKARELKSFIAALNEDEQAELTAIMWIGRDTYEPEDLDEAIEMAKTEATVPTEDYLLDNPLLADHLEMGADALGIDLDAAEEETFPTV from the coding sequence ATGATGACGCTATCCCCGTCCAAACTTGCCACGATCATCATCCGTGCCCGCAAATTCGATGCCGATATTCCCGGCAGTGGCAAGGCGCGCGAGCTGAAAAGCTTTATCGCGGCCCTGAACGAGGACGAACAGGCCGAACTGACCGCAATCATGTGGATTGGCCGCGATACCTACGAGCCGGAAGATCTGGACGAAGCCATCGAAATGGCGAAAACCGAGGCTACCGTCCCGACCGAGGACTACCTTCTGGATAACCCGCTTCTGGCCGACCATCTGGAAATGGGCGCCGACGCGCTGGGGATCGATCTGGATGCCGCAGAGGAAGAGACCTTCCCCACGGTCTGA
- a CDS encoding pitrilysin family protein, with protein MLRAWLAAAFALTALPAAAAEVSSFTLDNGLQTVVIEDHRAPVVVQMVWYKVGSADEVRGKSGIAHYLEHLMFKGTKTMAPGELSKTVSANGGADNAFTSDDYTAYFQRIAADRLDLVMKMEADRMHNLRISPDDWKTERQVILEERSQRIDSNPQAQFAEQMSAAQYQNSAYGTPIIGWRAEMEGLTREDALAWYKRYYAPNNAVLIVAGDVTPEEVKTLAQKYYGQIPANTQLPPRLRPQEPPQLAERKVDFQDPRVAQPSLMRTYLAPERNPGDQKEAAALTVLAELLGGNSQTSVLGKKLIFGSGEAIFVSAWYDGMSIDKTTFGLSVVPAADVSLPEAETALDKALADFMANGIDPDQFARIKTQIHASQIYTEDNVQGLAQRYGTALASGFSVEDVQNWPKVLEAVTPEDVMAAAKDVLNKRNAVTGYLEKPAAQEAPKQ; from the coding sequence CACACTGGATAACGGGTTGCAGACCGTGGTGATCGAGGATCATCGTGCTCCGGTTGTGGTCCAGATGGTCTGGTATAAGGTCGGCTCTGCCGATGAGGTGCGCGGAAAATCCGGCATCGCCCACTATCTCGAACACCTGATGTTCAAGGGCACCAAGACCATGGCACCGGGCGAATTGTCCAAGACCGTCTCGGCCAACGGGGGGGCCGACAACGCCTTTACCAGCGATGATTATACCGCCTATTTCCAGCGCATCGCGGCAGACCGTCTGGATCTGGTCATGAAGATGGAAGCGGACCGGATGCATAATCTGCGCATCTCTCCCGATGACTGGAAAACCGAGCGTCAGGTGATTCTGGAAGAGCGGTCGCAACGGATCGACAGCAACCCGCAGGCACAGTTCGCCGAACAGATGAGCGCGGCGCAATACCAGAACTCGGCCTATGGCACCCCGATCATCGGCTGGCGCGCGGAAATGGAAGGGCTGACCCGTGAGGACGCACTGGCATGGTATAAACGCTATTATGCGCCCAATAATGCCGTGCTGATCGTGGCGGGGGATGTCACCCCCGAAGAGGTGAAGACGCTGGCCCAGAAATATTACGGCCAGATCCCCGCAAATACCCAGTTGCCGCCGCGCCTGCGTCCGCAGGAACCGCCGCAACTGGCCGAACGCAAGGTCGATTTTCAGGACCCGCGCGTGGCGCAGCCCTCTTTGATGCGGACCTATCTCGCCCCCGAGCGCAATCCCGGAGACCAGAAAGAAGCGGCGGCCCTGACCGTTCTGGCCGAGCTTCTGGGCGGCAATTCCCAGACCTCCGTTCTGGGCAAGAAGCTGATCTTCGGCTCGGGCGAGGCGATCTTTGTCAGCGCATGGTATGACGGAATGTCGATCGACAAGACGACCTTCGGCCTGTCTGTCGTGCCTGCCGCCGATGTGTCCCTGCCCGAGGCGGAAACCGCGCTGGACAAGGCGCTGGCCGATTTCATGGCCAACGGGATCGACCCCGACCAGTTCGCACGGATCAAGACCCAGATCCATGCCAGCCAGATCTATACCGAGGACAATGTGCAGGGCCTTGCCCAACGCTATGGCACGGCGCTTGCGTCCGGCTTCTCGGTGGAAGATGTGCAGAACTGGCCCAAGGTGCTGGAAGCCGTCACCCCCGAAGATGTCATGGCCGCCGCGAAAGACGTGCTGAACAAGCGCAATGCCGTGACAGGCTATCTTGAGAAACCCGCCGCGCAGGAGGCGCCCAAACAATGA
- a CDS encoding pitrilysin family protein, whose protein sequence is MIRLFLAGLFALTLSLPARALDIEQVTSPGGLHAWLVEAHDIPFTALRISFKGGASLDAPNKRGEINLMTATLEEGAGDMSAQDFAAAEESLAAKFGFDVGDDTLTISAQMLTENRDQAVDLLRQALINPRFDQSAVDRVRGQVQAIIASNAQDPNAIASKTFAHEAFGGHPYGSSINGTAESVAALTREDMFDAKARVMAKDRMVVSAVGDITADQLGPLLDKLLGDLPAKGADMPAEAKLKLSGGTTVVDFDTPQSVVMFGQAGIGMEDPDFFAAFVLNQILGAGGFSSRLMDEVREKRGLTYGIYTYLIDQDLAKTWQGSFASANDKTAEAIKVVKDQWAKAADGKVSDKELADAKTYLTGAYPLRFDGNSQIASILAGMQLSDMPVDYINTRNAKIEAVTKDDIARVAKRLLKAEDLRFVVVGRPTGLK, encoded by the coding sequence ATGATCCGGCTTTTCCTTGCAGGCCTTTTCGCGCTGACACTGTCGCTGCCCGCGCGTGCTTTGGATATCGAACAGGTCACCTCTCCCGGCGGGCTTCATGCCTGGCTTGTGGAGGCGCATGACATCCCCTTCACCGCGTTGCGCATCAGCTTCAAGGGCGGTGCCAGCCTTGACGCGCCCAACAAGCGCGGCGAGATCAACCTGATGACGGCCACGCTGGAGGAAGGTGCAGGCGATATGTCGGCACAGGATTTCGCCGCAGCCGAAGAATCCCTTGCCGCGAAATTCGGCTTTGATGTGGGCGACGATACGCTGACCATCAGCGCGCAGATGCTGACCGAAAACCGCGATCAGGCGGTGGACCTACTGCGTCAGGCGCTGATCAACCCGCGTTTCGACCAATCCGCCGTGGACCGTGTGCGCGGTCAGGTGCAGGCCATTATCGCCTCGAACGCGCAAGACCCCAATGCCATCGCGTCCAAGACCTTTGCCCATGAGGCCTTTGGCGGCCACCCTTATGGCAGCTCGATCAACGGCACCGCCGAAAGCGTGGCCGCGCTGACCCGCGAGGATATGTTTGACGCCAAAGCCCGCGTCATGGCCAAGGACCGGATGGTTGTCTCTGCCGTGGGGGACATTACCGCAGACCAGCTTGGCCCGCTGCTGGACAAGCTGCTGGGGGATCTGCCCGCCAAAGGCGCGGATATGCCAGCCGAGGCCAAGCTGAAACTCAGCGGCGGCACCACGGTGGTGGATTTCGACACGCCACAATCGGTGGTGATGTTCGGTCAGGCAGGGATCGGCATGGAAGACCCCGATTTCTTCGCGGCCTTCGTGCTGAACCAGATCCTTGGAGCGGGCGGGTTTTCCTCGCGGTTGATGGATGAGGTGCGCGAAAAACGCGGGCTGACCTATGGCATCTACACCTATCTGATCGATCAGGATCTGGCGAAGACATGGCAGGGCAGCTTTGCCTCGGCCAATGACAAGACCGCAGAGGCGATCAAGGTCGTGAAAGACCAATGGGCCAAGGCGGCCGATGGCAAGGTCAGCGACAAGGAACTGGCCGATGCGAAGACCTATCTGACCGGCGCCTATCCGCTGCGCTTTGATGGCAATAGCCAGATCGCCAGCATTCTGGCAGGGATGCAGCTTTCGGATATGCCTGTCGATTATATCAACACGCGCAATGCCAAGATCGAAGCGGTCACCAAGGACGATATCGCCCGCGTGGCCAAGCGGCTGCTCAAGGCGGAGGATTTGCGCTTTGTTGTGGTCGGTCGGCCTACGGGCCTGAAATAA
- the mutL gene encoding DNA mismatch repair endonuclease MutL, whose translation MTLDTPNIGPKRPVIRQLDDAAANRIAAGEVVERPSSAVKELVENAIDAGATRVDVAYADGGKTLVRITDNGCGMTAEDLPLALSRHATSKIDGSDLLNIHTFGFRGEALPSLGSVGRLTITSRAEGYDAATITVNGGQIGAVKPAALNRGTVVELRDLFYATPARLKFMRTDRAEAQAISDVMKRLAMAEPKISFTLRDISEGRREREIFRFDAEQGEMFDALGMRLARVIGREFADNAIRIDAEREGIRLTGYAALPTYSRGAAVEQYLFVNNRPVRDKMLIGALRAAYMDFLSRERHPAAALFVSCDPERVDVNVHPAKAEVRFREAQVVRGLIVSGLRAALGGAGHRASTTVADATLAAFRPEAMPEASPQQPSFARVYQMDRPSMGATRAAYAAQAPDFQPAPAYPARAYPSQPQDGFAETTAFHEAQPGYASPSARFETAPADLTARPLGAARAQLHENYIVAQTERGMVIVDQHAAHERLVYERLKRQMAENGVPAQALLIPEIVELSAGDAALLLEHAETLSKLGLSIEEFGGHAIAVRETPAILGEINAENLLRDVLDELSDLGDSQLVQAKIEAVLSRMACHGSIRSGRQMRAEEMNALLREMEATPHSGQCNHGRPTYVELKLSDIERLFGRT comes from the coding sequence ATGACGCTTGACACCCCCAATATCGGCCCGAAACGCCCCGTTATCCGCCAGCTTGACGATGCCGCCGCCAACCGCATTGCGGCGGGCGAGGTGGTGGAACGCCCCTCCTCTGCCGTCAAGGAGCTGGTGGAGAACGCCATCGACGCAGGTGCCACGCGGGTGGATGTGGCCTATGCCGATGGCGGCAAGACGCTGGTCCGCATCACCGATAACGGCTGCGGCATGACCGCCGAAGACCTGCCGCTGGCGCTGTCACGCCATGCGACCTCGAAGATTGACGGCTCGGATCTGCTGAATATCCATACCTTCGGCTTCCGCGGCGAGGCCCTGCCCTCGCTGGGGTCGGTCGGGCGGCTGACCATCACCTCGCGTGCGGAAGGCTATGATGCGGCCACGATCACCGTGAACGGCGGGCAGATCGGCGCGGTGAAACCGGCGGCGCTGAACCGTGGCACCGTGGTCGAGCTGCGCGATCTGTTCTATGCGACGCCCGCGCGGCTGAAATTCATGCGCACCGACCGCGCCGAGGCGCAGGCGATCTCGGATGTGATGAAGCGGCTGGCGATGGCCGAGCCGAAGATCAGCTTCACCCTGCGCGATATTTCCGAAGGCCGGCGCGAGCGCGAGATCTTCCGCTTTGACGCCGAGCAGGGCGAGATGTTTGATGCGCTTGGCATGCGACTGGCGCGGGTCATTGGCCGCGAATTTGCCGATAACGCAATCCGGATTGACGCCGAGCGCGAGGGCATCCGGCTGACCGGCTATGCGGCGCTGCCCACCTATTCGCGGGGGGCAGCGGTGGAGCAGTATCTTTTTGTGAACAACCGCCCCGTGCGGGACAAGATGCTGATCGGCGCCCTGCGCGCGGCCTATATGGATTTCCTCTCGCGCGAGCGTCATCCGGCGGCGGCGCTGTTTGTCAGCTGCGATCCTGAGCGGGTCGATGTCAACGTCCACCCCGCCAAGGCCGAGGTCCGTTTCCGCGAAGCCCAAGTGGTGCGCGGGCTGATCGTCTCGGGTCTGCGGGCGGCTTTGGGGGGTGCAGGGCATCGTGCCTCGACCACGGTGGCCGATGCAACGCTGGCGGCATTCCGCCCCGAAGCGATGCCCGAAGCAAGCCCCCAACAGCCCAGCTTTGCCCGCGTCTATCAGATGGACCGCCCCAGCATGGGGGCAACCCGCGCGGCCTATGCCGCCCAAGCGCCCGATTTCCAGCCCGCGCCCGCCTATCCGGCCCGCGCCTACCCTTCACAACCGCAGGACGGCTTTGCCGAAACGACCGCCTTCCACGAGGCCCAGCCCGGCTATGCCAGCCCCTCGGCACGGTTTGAAACCGCCCCTGCCGATCTGACCGCCCGTCCCTTGGGGGCCGCGCGCGCCCAGCTGCATGAAAACTACATCGTGGCCCAGACCGAACGCGGTATGGTGATCGTGGACCAGCATGCCGCCCATGAGCGTCTGGTCTATGAGCGTCTCAAACGCCAGATGGCCGAAAACGGCGTGCCTGCTCAGGCGCTATTGATCCCCGAGATCGTCGAGCTTTCGGCAGGGGATGCCGCCCTTCTGCTGGAACATGCCGAAACGCTCTCCAAACTGGGCCTGAGCATCGAGGAATTCGGCGGCCATGCGATTGCCGTGCGCGAAACCCCTGCGATCCTTGGGGAAATCAACGCCGAAAACCTGCTGCGCGATGTGCTGGACGAGCTGTCCGATCTGGGCGACAGCCAGCTGGTGCAGGCCAAAATCGAGGCCGTTCTGTCGCGTATGGCCTGCCACGGGTCCATCCGCTCGGGGCGTCAGATGCGCGCCGAAGAGATGAACGCCCTGCTGCGCGAGATGGAGGCCACGCCCCATTCCGGCCAGTGCAACCACGGCCGCCCCACCTATGTGGAACTCAAACTTTCCGATATCGAGCGGCTGTTTGGCCGTACCTGA
- a CDS encoding response regulator transcription factor, translating to MSGLKKILLVDDDTDLREALAEQLVATEDFDVFEAGNGAEAVEKAKAGLYDLVLLDVGLPDTDGRELCKKLRKQGVKCPIVMLTGHDTDADTILGLDSGANDYITKPFKFPVLLARLRAQLRTHEQSEDAVFQLGPYTFKPSLKLLVDDKDKKIRLTEKETNILKFLYRAPDGVVPRDILLHEVWGYNAGVTTHTLETHIYRLRQKIEPDPTNARLLVTESGGYRLAA from the coding sequence ATGTCAGGTTTGAAGAAAATCCTTCTGGTGGATGACGATACCGATCTGCGCGAAGCACTGGCCGAGCAACTGGTCGCGACGGAGGATTTCGACGTCTTCGAAGCGGGCAATGGTGCCGAAGCTGTCGAGAAGGCCAAGGCGGGTCTTTATGATCTGGTCCTCCTCGATGTGGGTCTGCCCGATACCGATGGTCGCGAGCTGTGCAAGAAGCTGCGCAAGCAGGGCGTGAAATGCCCCATCGTGATGCTGACCGGCCATGACACCGATGCCGATACCATTCTGGGTCTCGACTCGGGGGCCAATGACTACATCACCAAGCCGTTCAAATTCCCCGTGCTTCTGGCCCGCCTGCGCGCCCAGCTTCGCACGCATGAACAGTCGGAAGACGCCGTATTCCAGCTTGGCCCATATACGTTCAAACCCTCGCTCAAACTGCTTGTCGACGATAAGGACAAGAAGATCCGCCTGACCGAGAAAGAGACGAATATCCTCAAGTTCCTCTACCGTGCCCCCGATGGTGTGGTGCCGCGCGATATCCTGCTGCATGAGGTCTGGGGCTATAATGCGGGCGTGACCACCCACACGCTGGAAACCCATATCTACCGCCTGCGCCAGAAGATCGAGCCCGATCCCACCAATGCGCGCCTTCTGGTGACCGAATCCGGCGGCTATCGACTGGCCGCCTGA
- the rmuC gene encoding DNA recombination protein RmuC, whose amino-acid sequence MENIPNDPVTLGLAGLALVLFLALVAALRRAGRAEAELTRTRAWEGEARRMREALLIEEANSQRLPDVMDELRQTRARLEGEYRHRVQAEQAFHSLKREHEARLEELRGMKREIEDRFSHVASGVLQQNSEAFLRLVSERFQTHQQGAREELDRRSKAIEHLVKPLDQRLGEMGVKIAELEKARGEAYGAIHQQVQALAEGQAHLGLETRKLVQALRAPKTRGRWGEMQLRQVFEMAGMTENVDFHLEQHVATDEGARRPDAVVHIPGGRSIVVDAKTPLEAYLDALDAETPDQQAAQLARHASHIRTHVKQLASKSYQSQIEGTPDFVVMFIPGETFVSAAAEADPGLIDYAFAQKVLIATPTTLMALVKAIAYGWQQERMARNALEVQKTARDLYDRLKVFGTHMDGIGRALTQSVDRYNKAVGSLEGRVLPAARRFEVMGVVPEESSMDSPGFVEAHPRGLSSPLLADDTSQA is encoded by the coding sequence GTGGAAAACATCCCGAATGATCCTGTGACGCTGGGCCTTGCGGGTCTGGCCCTTGTGCTGTTTCTGGCACTGGTCGCGGCCCTGCGCCGTGCAGGCCGTGCCGAGGCCGAGCTGACCCGAACCCGCGCTTGGGAGGGCGAGGCGCGGCGCATGCGCGAGGCGCTTTTGATCGAGGAAGCCAATTCCCAGCGTCTGCCCGATGTGATGGACGAGCTGCGCCAGACCCGTGCGCGGCTGGAGGGCGAATATCGCCACCGCGTGCAGGCCGAACAGGCCTTCCATTCGCTCAAGCGCGAACATGAGGCGCGGCTGGAAGAATTGCGCGGCATGAAGCGCGAGATCGAGGACCGGTTTTCCCATGTGGCCTCTGGCGTTTTGCAGCAGAACTCCGAAGCGTTCCTGCGGCTGGTCTCCGAGCGATTCCAGACCCATCAACAGGGCGCGCGTGAGGAACTCGACCGCCGCAGCAAAGCCATCGAACATCTGGTGAAACCGCTGGACCAGCGTCTGGGCGAGATGGGTGTGAAGATCGCCGAGTTGGAAAAGGCCCGTGGCGAGGCTTACGGCGCGATCCACCAGCAGGTGCAGGCTTTGGCCGAGGGGCAGGCGCATCTGGGCCTTGAGACCCGCAAGCTGGTGCAGGCGCTGCGCGCGCCAAAAACGCGGGGCCGCTGGGGCGAGATGCAGCTGCGTCAGGTCTTTGAAATGGCAGGCATGACGGAAAATGTCGATTTCCATCTGGAACAGCATGTGGCCACAGATGAGGGTGCGCGCCGCCCCGATGCAGTGGTGCATATTCCGGGCGGGCGCTCGATTGTGGTGGATGCCAAAACACCGCTTGAGGCCTATCTGGATGCGCTCGACGCCGAGACCCCCGATCAGCAGGCCGCGCAACTGGCCCGCCACGCCAGCCATATCCGCACCCATGTCAAACAGCTCGCCTCCAAATCCTACCAGTCGCAGATCGAGGGCACGCCCGATTTCGTGGTGATGTTCATTCCCGGCGAAACCTTCGTGTCGGCCGCCGCCGAAGCCGACCCCGGCCTGATCGACTATGCCTTTGCGCAGAAGGTGCTGATTGCCACGCCCACCACGCTGATGGCGTTGGTGAAGGCGATCGCTTATGGCTGGCAACAGGAACGCATGGCCCGAAACGCGTTGGAGGTGCAGAAAACCGCCCGCGACCTCTATGACCGGCTGAAGGTGTTCGGCACCCATATGGATGGAATCGGGCGCGCGCTCACCCAGTCGGTGGACCGCTACAACAAGGCCGTCGGCTCGCTCGAGGGGCGCGTGCTGCCCGCCGCGCGGCGCTTCGAGGTGATGGGCGTGGTGCCCGAGGAAAGCAGCATGGACAGCCCCGGCTTTGTCGAAGCCCATCCGCGCGGCCTCTCTTCGCCGCTTCTTGCCGATGATACGTCGCAAGCCTGA